One stretch of Meriones unguiculatus strain TT.TT164.6M chromosome 7, Bangor_MerUng_6.1, whole genome shotgun sequence DNA includes these proteins:
- the Ccl1 gene encoding C-C motif chemokine 1: MKLITMALMCLLLAAVWLQDVESKSLHVSSANCCFNSMKRMPSLKSVKCYKETSSTCGNPAVIFKMKKGRESCALKTSPWLDDYLKKVRHC, encoded by the exons ATGAAGCTCATCACCATGGCCCTGATGTGCCTGCTGCTGGCTGCAGTGTGGCTACAGGATGTGGAAAGCAAGAGCT TGCATGTGTCCTCCGCTAACTGCTGCTTCAACAGCATGAAGAGAATGCCTTCCCTGAAGTCAGTCAAGTGTTACAAAGAGACCAGCTCCACCTGTGGCAATCCAGCTGTGAT ATTCAAGATGAAGAAGGGCAGAGAAAGCTGTGCCTTGAAGACGAGCCCTTGGCTTGATGATTACCTGAAGAAGGTGAGACACTGCTGA